In Deinococcus seoulensis, the following are encoded in one genomic region:
- a CDS encoding sugar ABC transporter substrate-binding protein: protein MKKALTVLSLALLGQASAATITVWTHFGDSELAWLRTQAAQFKTKTGNTVNIVSVPFDQIPDKLIQSAPKGQGPDLVTTLPQDRLGQLAAAGVIEPMDKFITSKTDLDKTAVSAMTYGGKLFGLPMFAEAVAVVYNKKLVPSAPTTWNAFLAAAQKNTSSGKYGYLADLSNAYMQFGIVSAYGGYVFKNTGGTLNTKDVGLANAGADKASAFLNDLRYKYNLVPEGVDGGAAKSAFVDGRLAMFLTGPWDMGDIKKAGIDYGIMTFPTPPGASGKWSPFVGVQGTMLNAYSKNKAAAALFAKQISSSDAQVAFNKAGGRIPVSLSARTKLKADPVVVGFGKSISAGTPMPNVPQMGAVWGPWSNAIAQSVQKPGQNYGQILDKAVQEINSNIK, encoded by the coding sequence ATGAAAAAAGCACTGACCGTTCTGTCCCTCGCGCTGCTCGGCCAGGCCAGCGCCGCCACCATCACCGTTTGGACGCACTTCGGCGACAGCGAACTCGCGTGGCTGCGCACCCAGGCCGCCCAGTTCAAGACGAAAACCGGTAACACCGTCAACATCGTCAGCGTGCCCTTCGATCAGATTCCCGACAAGCTGATCCAGAGCGCCCCCAAGGGCCAGGGCCCCGACCTCGTCACCACCCTGCCCCAGGACCGCCTCGGCCAGCTGGCCGCCGCCGGCGTGATCGAGCCGATGGACAAATTCATCACCAGCAAGACCGACCTCGACAAGACCGCCGTCAGCGCCATGACCTACGGCGGCAAGCTGTTCGGCCTGCCCATGTTTGCCGAGGCCGTTGCCGTCGTGTACAACAAGAAACTCGTGCCCAGCGCCCCCACCACCTGGAACGCGTTCCTGGCCGCCGCGCAGAAGAACACCAGCAGCGGCAAGTACGGCTACCTCGCCGACCTCAGCAACGCCTACATGCAGTTCGGGATCGTCAGCGCCTACGGCGGCTACGTCTTCAAGAACACCGGCGGCACCCTGAACACCAAGGACGTGGGCCTCGCCAACGCCGGAGCCGACAAGGCCAGCGCGTTCCTGAACGACCTGCGCTACAAGTACAACCTCGTGCCCGAGGGTGTGGACGGCGGCGCCGCCAAGAGTGCCTTCGTGGACGGCCGCCTCGCCATGTTCCTGACCGGACCCTGGGACATGGGCGACATCAAGAAAGCCGGGATCGACTACGGCATCATGACCTTCCCCACCCCTCCCGGCGCGAGCGGCAAGTGGAGCCCCTTCGTGGGCGTGCAGGGCACCATGCTCAACGCCTACAGCAAGAACAAGGCCGCCGCCGCGCTGTTCGCCAAGCAGATCAGCTCCAGCGACGCGCAGGTCGCCTTCAACAAGGCCGGCGGCCGCATCCCCGTCAGCCTCAGCGCCCGCACCAAACTGAAGGCCGACCCGGTCGTCGTGGGCTTCGGCAAGAGCATCAGCGCCGGCACCCCCATGCCCAACGTGCCCCAGATGGGCGCCGTGTGGGGCCCCTGGAGCAACGCCATCGCCCAGAGCGTCCAGAAGCCCGGCCAGAACTACGGCCAGATCCTCGACAAGGCCGTGCAGGAAATCAACAGCAACATCAAGTGA
- the deoD gene encoding purine-nucleoside phosphorylase produces the protein MSIHLNAEPGQIAETVLLPGDPLRAKHIAETFLTDPVLHNTVRGMHGYTGTYKGQRVSVQGTGMGIASSMIYVSELITAYGCKNLIRVGTAGSYQENVHVRDIVLAQAACTDSNINNIRFGAKNFAPIADFDLLMRAYQIARERGHTTHVGNIMSSDTFYHDDFDQYKIWADFGVLAVEMEAAGLYTLAAKHGVKALTVLTVSDHLVTREETTAEERQLTFNAMIEIALDAALGE, from the coding sequence ATGAGTATTCACCTGAACGCCGAACCCGGCCAGATCGCCGAAACCGTCCTCCTGCCGGGCGACCCGCTGCGTGCCAAGCACATCGCCGAGACCTTCCTGACCGACCCCGTCCTGCACAACACCGTGCGCGGCATGCACGGCTACACCGGCACGTACAAGGGCCAGCGGGTCAGCGTGCAGGGCACCGGCATGGGCATCGCCAGCTCCATGATCTACGTCAGCGAACTGATCACCGCCTACGGCTGCAAGAACCTGATCCGCGTCGGCACCGCCGGCAGCTATCAGGAGAACGTGCACGTGCGCGACATTGTGCTGGCGCAGGCGGCGTGTACGGACAGCAACATCAACAACATCCGCTTCGGCGCGAAAAACTTCGCCCCCATCGCCGACTTCGACCTGCTGATGCGCGCCTACCAGATCGCCCGCGAGCGCGGCCACACCACGCACGTCGGGAACATCATGAGCAGCGACACCTTCTACCACGACGATTTCGACCAGTACAAGATCTGGGCGGACTTCGGCGTGCTGGCCGTCGAGATGGAAGCCGCCGGGCTGTACACCCTGGCCGCCAAGCACGGCGTGAAGGCCCTGACCGTCCTGACCGTCAGCGACCACCTCGTCACCCGCGAGGAAACCACCGCCGAGGAACGCCAGCTGACCTTCAACGCCATGATCGAGATCGCCCTCGACGCCGCGCTGGGCGAGTAA
- a CDS encoding sugar ABC transporter permease has product MTATPKPSDLPPGGYVHREPSLLRRALPWLVTAALIIGLLVLGQALVENMKGRQKSFSIYFVERGWVRFLLFLLAASGVLALTSLVGQRIGMARTGRRISYAAVLGDQLTHLFLILVVLVAVYPLLYVLIAAFDPRNSLFAFPDFENPNILYRSGLMPRLDVLSTENFAKLFEGVVIPGWQLLLAGVGGAALTAVLLGALIGRFGHDSVGLQQARTWAMRVLVVALTILVLFMTPGQFTGFSNESKFLLSVRNTLFVSGLTGILAILLSTTAGYAMARLRFPGRFQMLLFFIFIQMFPVFLALVAVYKLLTDLGLGNTFTGLILAYSGGAIAFNTWIFKGYVESLPESLEEAAMVDGATRWQTFVKVVLPLSGGIMVFIFLNQFIGTYAEFILANVLLTGVEQWTVGVMLRSFTTGQFSTKWGVFAAASTLGALPIIALFYGFQNYFVGGTVSGGVKE; this is encoded by the coding sequence GTGACCGCCACACCCAAGCCCAGCGACCTGCCGCCCGGCGGGTACGTCCACCGTGAACCCAGCCTGCTGCGCCGCGCGCTGCCGTGGCTGGTCACGGCCGCCCTGATCATCGGCCTGCTCGTGCTGGGGCAGGCGCTGGTCGAGAACATGAAAGGCCGCCAGAAGAGCTTCTCGATCTACTTCGTGGAACGCGGCTGGGTTCGTTTCCTGCTGTTCCTGCTGGCTGCCAGCGGCGTGCTGGCCCTGACCAGCCTCGTGGGTCAGCGGATCGGCATGGCCCGCACGGGACGGCGCATCAGTTACGCCGCCGTGCTGGGGGACCAGCTCACGCACCTGTTCCTGATCCTGGTCGTGCTGGTCGCCGTGTACCCGCTGCTGTACGTGCTGATCGCCGCCTTCGACCCGCGCAACAGCCTGTTCGCCTTCCCGGACTTCGAGAACCCCAACATCCTGTACCGCAGCGGCCTGATGCCCCGCCTGGACGTCCTGAGCACCGAGAACTTCGCCAAACTGTTCGAGGGTGTCGTCATTCCCGGCTGGCAACTGCTGCTGGCCGGGGTGGGCGGCGCGGCCCTGACCGCCGTGCTGCTCGGCGCGCTGATCGGCCGTTTCGGGCATGACAGCGTGGGCCTGCAACAGGCCCGCACCTGGGCCATGCGCGTCCTGGTGGTCGCCCTGACCATCCTGGTGCTGTTCATGACGCCCGGCCAGTTCACGGGCTTCAGCAACGAGAGCAAGTTCCTGCTGTCGGTCCGCAACACGCTGTTCGTGTCCGGCCTGACCGGCATCCTGGCCATCCTGCTGTCCACCACCGCCGGGTACGCCATGGCGAGACTGCGCTTCCCCGGCCGGTTCCAGATGCTGCTGTTCTTCATCTTCATCCAGATGTTCCCGGTGTTCCTGGCGCTGGTCGCCGTGTACAAACTCCTGACGGACCTGGGCCTGGGCAACACCTTCACGGGCCTGATCCTGGCGTACTCGGGCGGCGCCATCGCCTTCAACACCTGGATCTTCAAGGGGTACGTGGAAAGCCTGCCCGAATCGCTGGAGGAAGCGGCCATGGTGGACGGCGCGACCCGCTGGCAGACCTTCGTGAAGGTCGTGCTGCCACTGTCCGGCGGGATCATGGTGTTCATCTTCCTGAACCAGTTCATCGGCACGTACGCCGAGTTCATCCTGGCGAACGTCCTGCTGACCGGCGTGGAACAGTGGACGGTCGGCGTGATGCTGCGCTCGTTCACGACCGGACAGTTCAGCACCAAGTGGGGCGTGTTCGCCGCCGCCAGCACCCTGGGCGCCCTGCCGATCATTGCGCTGTTCTACGGCTTCCAGAACTACTTCGTGGGCGGCACCGTGTCCGGCGGCGTCAAGGAGTAA
- a CDS encoding MFS transporter, translated as MSASPTPPAATGRTRLTLFFTIFIAMLGLSVLFPIIAPLGRQLGLTETQTGWFSTGYSLMQFVFSPIWGSRSERLGRKPVLLLGLVGFSISFGLFGILAQLGVQGALGGTALFALLVISRLIGGVLSSATLPTAQAMMADLSDKEDRAASLGLIGAAFGLGVVFGPAIGALLSTVSLTAPIFFSTALGLITALVAWRTLPETRRAGTPEPAAGSRRALLGQGAIPLFLAISALSTLASVGMEQTIGFYVQDTLNLTPEGAARTVGGMLTIFGLVAALVQGGAIRPLAKRFPTTPLVAAGLLIMAAGMFLLPTGQSFWPITLALAVIGIGSAILSPSLSAALSLSVTEDQQGAVAGLNSSALALGRMTGPLLGTGLYQTAGHAAPYLLSGGVLTALLIWTLISRPKVNAS; from the coding sequence ATGTCGGCCTCCCCCACCCCCCCCGCAGCCACGGGCCGCACGCGCCTGACGCTGTTCTTCACCATCTTCATCGCGATGCTGGGCCTCAGCGTCCTGTTCCCCATCATCGCGCCGCTGGGCCGCCAGCTCGGCCTGACCGAGACACAGACCGGCTGGTTCTCCACCGGGTACTCCCTGATGCAGTTCGTGTTCTCCCCCATCTGGGGAAGCCGCAGCGAACGCCTGGGCCGCAAACCCGTGCTGCTGCTGGGCCTCGTGGGCTTTTCCATCAGCTTCGGCCTGTTCGGCATCCTGGCGCAACTGGGCGTGCAGGGCGCGCTGGGCGGCACCGCCCTGTTCGCGCTGCTGGTCATCTCCCGCCTGATCGGCGGCGTGCTGTCCAGCGCCACCCTGCCCACCGCGCAGGCCATGATGGCCGACCTGAGCGACAAGGAAGACCGCGCCGCCAGCCTCGGCCTGATCGGCGCGGCCTTCGGGCTGGGCGTCGTGTTCGGCCCCGCCATCGGCGCACTCCTGAGCACCGTCAGCCTCACCGCGCCCATCTTCTTCAGCACCGCGCTGGGCCTGATCACCGCCCTCGTCGCGTGGCGCACCCTGCCCGAAACACGCCGCGCCGGAACACCCGAACCCGCCGCCGGCAGCCGCCGCGCGCTGCTGGGCCAGGGAGCCATCCCGCTGTTCCTGGCGATCAGCGCCCTGAGCACCCTCGCCAGCGTCGGCATGGAACAGACCATCGGCTTCTACGTGCAGGACACCCTGAACCTCACCCCCGAAGGCGCGGCCCGTACCGTCGGCGGCATGCTCACCATCTTCGGACTGGTCGCCGCGCTCGTGCAGGGCGGCGCCATCCGCCCCCTCGCCAAACGCTTTCCGACCACGCCGCTGGTCGCCGCCGGGCTGCTGATCATGGCCGCCGGAATGTTCCTGCTGCCCACCGGCCAGAGCTTCTGGCCCATCACGCTGGCCCTGGCCGTCATCGGAATCGGCAGCGCCATCCTGAGCCCCAGCCTCAGCGCCGCCCTGAGCCTCAGCGTCACCGAGGACCAGCAGGGCGCCGTCGCCGGACTGAACTCCAGCGCCCTCGCCCTGGGCCGCATGACCGGCCCCCTGCTCGGCACCGGCCTGTACCAGACCGCCGGACACGCCGCCCCCTACCTCCTGAGCGGCGGCGTCCTGACCGCCCTGCTGATCTGGACACTGATCAGCCGACCGAAGGTCAATGCCAGCTGA
- the pckA gene encoding phosphoenolpyruvate carboxykinase (ATP), translated as MSLTASAPLADLGIKTATIHLNPGVDDLYAHAARLGEGVQAACGPLTVRTNKTGRSPKDRFIVEDDLTRDKVWWGGFNTPISGAVFDRLLDKMTRYAEGKELFVQQVYAGTDPRYRIGCRMVTEMAYHSLFIHNMFVRPTPAELADFHEDWTVLNIPSFRADPALDGVRSDTFIIMNFTRRMIIAGGTQYAGENKKGIFGVLNFLLPDQGVMPMHCSANVGDGGDVALFFGLSGTGKTTLSADPARHLIGDDEHGWTDTGIFNFEGGCYAKVIKLNAEAEPDIYRTTRTYGTVLENVVLDASGQPDLNDGSLTENTRSAYPISQIPNVQPGSLGGHPRNVVFLTADAFGVLPPISRLSAEQTMYQFISGFTAKIPGTEDGVTEPSPTFSTCFGAPFMPRHPGEYARLLASRVQDSGARVWLVNTGWTGGMYGTGQRMSIAHTRRLIGAALSGELDSATFEREPHFGLEIPTNVQGIPAGVLNPRDAWADPQAYDETARKLARMFRENFRRFEDGVDPAVTASMPDPDAAPQA; from the coding sequence ATGAGTCTGACCGCCAGCGCACCCCTTGCCGACCTCGGCATCAAGACCGCCACCATTCACCTGAACCCCGGCGTGGACGACCTGTACGCGCACGCTGCCCGCCTGGGCGAGGGCGTGCAGGCCGCCTGCGGTCCCCTGACCGTCCGCACCAACAAGACCGGCCGCAGCCCGAAAGACCGCTTCATCGTCGAGGACGACCTGACCCGCGACAAGGTCTGGTGGGGCGGCTTCAACACGCCCATCAGCGGCGCGGTGTTCGACCGCCTGCTCGACAAGATGACCCGCTACGCCGAGGGGAAGGAACTGTTCGTGCAGCAGGTGTACGCCGGAACGGACCCCCGCTACCGCATCGGGTGCCGCATGGTGACCGAGATGGCGTACCACTCGCTGTTCATCCACAACATGTTCGTGCGCCCCACCCCGGCCGAACTGGCGGACTTCCACGAGGACTGGACGGTGCTGAACATCCCGTCGTTCCGCGCCGACCCCGCGCTGGACGGCGTGCGCAGTGACACGTTCATCATCATGAACTTCACGCGCCGCATGATCATCGCGGGCGGCACGCAGTACGCCGGAGAGAACAAGAAAGGCATCTTCGGCGTGCTGAACTTCCTGCTGCCCGATCAGGGCGTCATGCCCATGCACTGCTCGGCAAACGTCGGGGACGGCGGCGACGTGGCGCTGTTCTTCGGCCTGAGCGGCACCGGCAAGACCACCCTGAGCGCCGACCCGGCCCGCCACCTGATCGGCGACGACGAGCACGGCTGGACCGACACGGGCATCTTCAACTTCGAGGGCGGCTGTTACGCCAAGGTCATCAAACTGAACGCCGAGGCCGAACCCGACATCTACCGCACCACCCGCACCTACGGCACCGTGCTGGAAAACGTGGTCCTGGACGCCAGCGGCCAGCCGGACCTGAACGACGGCAGCCTGACCGAGAACACCCGCAGCGCCTACCCCATCAGCCAGATTCCGAACGTGCAGCCCGGCAGTCTGGGCGGCCACCCCCGCAACGTGGTGTTCCTGACCGCCGACGCCTTCGGGGTACTGCCGCCCATCAGCCGCCTGAGCGCCGAGCAGACCATGTACCAGTTCATCAGCGGCTTCACCGCCAAGATCCCCGGCACCGAGGACGGCGTGACCGAACCCAGCCCCACCTTCAGCACCTGCTTCGGCGCGCCGTTCATGCCCCGCCACCCCGGCGAGTACGCCCGCCTGCTGGCCAGCCGGGTGCAGGACAGCGGCGCGCGCGTGTGGCTGGTGAACACCGGCTGGACCGGCGGCATGTACGGCACGGGCCAGCGCATGAGCATCGCGCACACCCGCCGCCTGATCGGCGCCGCCCTGAGCGGCGAACTGGACAGCGCGACCTTCGAACGCGAACCGCACTTCGGGCTGGAAATCCCCACGAACGTGCAGGGCATCCCGGCGGGCGTCCTGAACCCCCGCGACGCCTGGGCCGACCCGCAGGCCTACGACGAGACGGCCCGCAAACTCGCCCGGATGTTCCGCGAGAACTTCCGCCGCTTCGAGGACGGCGTGGACCCGGCCGTGACCGCCAGCATGCCCGACCCAGACGCCGCCCCGCAGGCCTGA
- a CDS encoding alginate biosynthesis protein AlgP, with product MSNEMNGGVSKRSLLMLGGLAALALNKDTRRALVTGSRDVWSGAQHTLQDTVKPTLAQGLTQGLAQAQELSQGLAHEAARRGQSAAQLIREEGVPRASSLLSSVLDEVATVAGGLAGTAGELAGTAQERAGVLAGTLAESTQTVTKQGRRKAGRLLSAAQHTAGDTLADAQGAGKELLATVHDRVSSTLHEVADGAQTRQRRMERTLKQARRDAERELAAGRKTLNPAKLQKAVDRKVAPLQKELARELKVLEKQAKQARRDDRSGSPAGGLTALALIGTGAVVLARVPAARQGILSAVEGMSPEAAQSLRQAGRNARNLIGTAWLERIEEPKVTPAPGAAQTTQAATTGSSAGGAVAPDAPAAARTAAESGKPAGDTKPTN from the coding sequence ATGAGTAACGAAATGAACGGCGGCGTCAGCAAACGCAGCCTGCTGATGCTGGGTGGCCTCGCGGCCCTGGCACTGAACAAGGACACCCGCCGCGCCCTGGTCACGGGCAGCCGTGACGTGTGGAGCGGCGCGCAGCACACCCTTCAGGACACCGTGAAACCCACCCTGGCGCAGGGACTGACCCAGGGACTGGCGCAGGCGCAGGAGCTCTCGCAGGGGCTGGCCCACGAGGCCGCCCGCCGTGGCCAGAGCGCCGCGCAACTGATCCGCGAGGAAGGCGTGCCCCGCGCGTCCAGCCTGCTGAGCAGCGTGCTGGACGAGGTCGCCACGGTCGCCGGTGGGCTGGCGGGCACGGCCGGGGAACTGGCAGGCACCGCGCAGGAACGCGCCGGGGTGCTGGCAGGCACGCTGGCCGAGAGTACGCAGACGGTCACGAAACAGGGCCGCCGGAAGGCGGGGCGCCTGCTGAGCGCCGCGCAGCACACGGCCGGGGATACCCTGGCGGACGCGCAGGGCGCCGGGAAGGAACTGTTGGCGACCGTGCACGACCGCGTGAGCAGCACCCTGCATGAGGTCGCGGACGGCGCGCAGACCCGTCAGCGCCGCATGGAACGCACCCTGAAGCAGGCGCGCCGTGACGCGGAACGCGAGCTGGCTGCCGGTCGCAAGACCCTGAACCCCGCGAAACTCCAGAAGGCCGTCGACCGGAAGGTCGCGCCGCTTCAGAAGGAACTGGCCCGTGAACTGAAAGTGCTGGAGAAACAGGCGAAACAGGCCCGCCGTGATGACCGCAGCGGCAGTCCCGCCGGTGGCCTGACGGCCCTGGCCCTGATCGGGACGGGCGCGGTGGTGCTGGCCCGCGTTCCGGCGGCCCGTCAGGGCATCCTGAGTGCCGTGGAGGGCATGAGCCCCGAGGCGGCGCAGTCTCTGCGGCAGGCGGGCCGCAACGCCCGGAACCTGATCGGCACGGCGTGGCTGGAGCGTATCGAGGAACCCAAGGTGACCCCGGCGCCCGGCGCGGCGCAGACCACCCAGGCCGCCACGACCGGCAGCAGTGCGGGCGGCGCGGTCGCCCCCGACGCACCGGCAGCGGCGCGCACGGCGGCCGAGTCCGGCAAGCCTGCGGGCGATACCAAACCCACCAACTGA
- a CDS encoding ABC transporter permease subunit, with amino-acid sequence MTHTMHPPPRRRPTVPPQGTQGVFTALLILAALIGVSFLIGWLLSGLAAQILPGAPAYTILIFTLLALLLLTPLTYRLFPWITNWFYLLPALVFILAFTVLPVVLTVNYAFTNYSGENSGNPDSASRTPATLSADRLTVTLPELTGQPLPEYLKCAAPTCAGGTVVLFDEEASVPYRQKIASVRANTVTLAAPVPDTVAVAQVTRINRFEYVGLANFREIFGKASRALWPVFLWTVVFAFSTIVINSLAGLILGILLYNKRLKGRNVYRTLLFLPWAVPAVISVQMWVALFNQQFGIVNKTLGLLGIAAVPWLGDPLWAKVSILLVNLWLGFPYMMTATISALSTINEDLYEAASIDGASRWQQITNITLPLLRTSFTPILLSGFAFNFNNFGIIYLLTAGGPAQEGRESTAQSTDILLSWGYNTAFVSSGGQNFALASAIALIIFFLTLAISLVNFRAAGVFEEARK; translated from the coding sequence ATGACCCACACCATGCACCCACCGCCCCGGCGGCGGCCTACCGTTCCGCCGCAGGGCACCCAGGGCGTGTTCACCGCGCTGCTGATCCTGGCCGCCCTGATCGGCGTGAGTTTCCTGATCGGCTGGCTGCTGTCCGGCCTGGCCGCGCAGATCCTGCCCGGCGCCCCCGCGTACACCATCCTGATCTTCACGCTGCTGGCCCTGCTGCTCCTGACCCCCCTGACGTACCGCCTGTTCCCGTGGATCACCAACTGGTTCTACCTGCTGCCCGCCCTGGTGTTCATCCTGGCGTTCACGGTCCTGCCGGTCGTGCTGACCGTGAACTACGCCTTCACCAACTACAGCGGCGAGAACAGCGGCAACCCGGACAGCGCCTCGCGCACGCCCGCCACCCTCAGCGCCGACCGCCTGACCGTGACCCTGCCGGAACTGACCGGGCAACCCCTGCCGGAGTACCTGAAGTGCGCCGCGCCCACCTGCGCCGGCGGCACTGTCGTGCTGTTCGACGAGGAAGCCAGCGTGCCGTACCGGCAGAAGATCGCCAGTGTCCGCGCCAATACCGTCACGCTGGCCGCGCCCGTCCCGGACACCGTGGCCGTCGCGCAGGTCACCCGCATCAACCGCTTCGAGTACGTGGGCCTCGCCAACTTCCGCGAGATCTTCGGGAAGGCCAGCCGCGCCCTGTGGCCCGTGTTCCTGTGGACCGTGGTGTTCGCCTTCTCGACCATCGTGATCAACTCGCTGGCCGGGCTGATCCTGGGCATCCTGCTGTACAACAAACGCCTGAAGGGCCGCAACGTGTACCGCACGCTGCTGTTCCTGCCGTGGGCGGTACCCGCCGTGATCAGCGTGCAGATGTGGGTGGCGTTGTTCAACCAGCAGTTCGGGATCGTGAACAAGACCCTGGGACTGCTCGGCATTGCCGCCGTGCCCTGGCTGGGCGACCCGCTGTGGGCGAAGGTCAGCATCCTGCTCGTGAACCTGTGGCTGGGCTTCCCGTACATGATGACCGCCACCATCAGCGCCCTGAGCACCATCAACGAGGACCTGTACGAGGCCGCCAGCATCGACGGGGCCAGCCGCTGGCAGCAGATCACCAACATCACGCTGCCGCTGCTGCGCACCTCGTTCACGCCGATCCTGCTGTCGGGCTTCGCGTTCAACTTCAACAACTTCGGCATCATCTACCTGCTCACGGCGGGCGGCCCGGCCCAGGAAGGCCGTGAAAGTACCGCGCAGAGCACCGACATCCTGCTGTCGTGGGGGTACAACACCGCGTTCGTGTCCAGCGGCGGGCAGAACTTCGCGCTGGCCAGCGCCATCGCGCTGATCATCTTCTTCCTGACCCTCGCCATCAGCCTCGTGAACTTCCGCGCCGCCGGCGTGTTCGAGGAGGCCCGCAAGTGA
- a CDS encoding RsmB/NOP family class I SAM-dependent RNA methyltransferase, which translates to MRVLLRVLNGDAFAAPALDDALQQARLPGRDSGLATHVVYGTLRHALTLDRALTPMLKGETHPKTRAVLMAGAFEKLFLGTAPHAVASEYVNLARGARLGPPALVNAVLRRVTLPDATDETRTELPGWLAGVYRAAFGEQAGAVMADLLRPQPLWLSLSDAGVRALEEEGSVVHPGVQGVDRVELDRPLRRTAAYENGQAQPINPASLACVDALGDVSGVRVLDLAGGAGVKAAMLATRGAQVTSVDLVARKHDAARGNLRRLGLKAEFVTHDLTEPLTLEPAAVVLLDAPCTGSGTLRSHPEIKLRLTPDAVQEMAALQARMLPNAAALVPPGGTLVYSVCSVTPQEGPQVVQAFLDAHPDFEAQPVTGVEVPTVPAGPGVLTVPDGGIDGFFIARMARRA; encoded by the coding sequence GTGCGGGTGCTGCTGCGCGTCCTGAACGGCGACGCCTTCGCCGCCCCGGCACTGGACGACGCCCTGCAACAGGCCCGCCTGCCGGGCCGGGATTCGGGACTGGCGACGCACGTGGTGTACGGCACGCTGCGGCACGCGCTGACGCTGGACCGCGCCCTGACCCCCATGCTCAAGGGCGAGACGCACCCGAAAACGCGGGCCGTGCTGATGGCCGGAGCGTTCGAGAAACTGTTCCTGGGCACCGCGCCGCACGCCGTGGCGAGCGAGTACGTGAACCTCGCCCGCGGGGCACGGCTGGGACCGCCCGCGCTGGTGAACGCCGTGCTGCGCCGCGTGACGCTGCCCGACGCGACCGACGAGACCCGCACGGAACTGCCCGGGTGGCTGGCCGGGGTGTACCGCGCGGCGTTCGGTGAGCAGGCGGGCGCGGTCATGGCGGACCTGCTGCGCCCGCAACCGCTGTGGCTGAGCCTGTCGGACGCAGGCGTGCGAGCCCTGGAAGAAGAAGGCAGCGTGGTGCATCCGGGCGTGCAGGGCGTGGACCGCGTGGAACTGGACCGCCCGCTGCGCCGCACCGCCGCGTACGAGAACGGGCAGGCGCAGCCGATCAACCCGGCCAGTCTGGCCTGCGTGGACGCACTGGGCGACGTGAGCGGCGTGCGCGTGCTGGACCTGGCGGGCGGGGCGGGCGTGAAGGCCGCGATGCTCGCCACGCGCGGCGCGCAGGTCACCAGCGTGGACCTCGTGGCCCGCAAGCACGACGCGGCGCGCGGGAACCTGCGCCGCCTGGGCCTGAAAGCCGAGTTCGTGACGCACGACCTGACCGAACCCCTGACCCTGGAACCGGCGGCCGTGGTGCTGCTGGACGCCCCCTGCACCGGCAGCGGCACGCTGCGCAGCCACCCGGAAATCAAGTTGCGCCTCACGCCGGACGCCGTGCAGGAAATGGCGGCGCTTCAGGCACGGATGCTGCCGAACGCGGCGGCGCTCGTGCCGCCCGGCGGGACGCTGGTGTACTCGGTGTGCTCGGTCACGCCACAGGAAGGACCGCAGGTCGTGCAGGCCTTCCTGGACGCCCACCCGGACTTCGAGGCGCAGCCCGTGACGGGCGTCGAGGTGCCCACCGTCCCGGCGGGACCGGGCGTGCTGACCGTCCCGGACGGCGGCATCGATGGGTTCTTCATCGCGCGGATGGCACGCCGGGCGTAA